One stretch of Enterobacter sp. RHBSTW-00994 DNA includes these proteins:
- the gpFI gene encoding DNA-packaging protein FI gives MTEKEKLIARLNELGEKLNREVSTSGTIQELAMRIAELEEELDESTGSINGVDGNLISSAIPSGEDSGNDIEHPPAGLTRKTATNIDLVSVETLVTLHIDALHATRNEPVSIVEPGAIIRVSEQDADELDDKGLARKV, from the coding sequence ATGACAGAGAAAGAAAAGCTTATTGCTCGTCTTAACGAGCTTGGTGAGAAGCTAAATCGTGAAGTCAGCACCAGCGGCACTATTCAGGAGCTTGCAATGCGTATTGCTGAACTTGAAGAGGAGCTGGATGAAAGCACCGGGTCGATTAACGGTGTCGATGGCAATCTGATTTCTTCTGCCATCCCTTCCGGTGAAGATAGCGGCAATGACATCGAGCATCCACCGGCAGGTCTTACCCGAAAAACCGCCACGAATATTGATCTGGTCTCCGTAGAAACGCTGGTCACTCTGCATATTGACGCGTTGCATGCCACACGGAATGAACCGGTATCCATTGTCGAGCCAGGTGCGATTATCCGTGTATCTGAACAGGATGCAGACGAGCTGGACGATAAAGGCCTGGCCCGCAAAGTCTGA
- a CDS encoding S49 family peptidase, whose product MAHELRNLPHIASMAFNEPLMLEPAYARVFFCALAGQLGITRLTDSVSGVTLGAEQIDEPLALFDDDEDMDPRPSRSYLVTNGIAVLPVSGTLVSKTRSLQPYSGMTGYNGIIARLQQAMSDPGVDGILLDMDTPGGMVSGAFDCADIIARMRDIKPIWALANDMNCSAGQLIASSASRQLVTQTARTGSIGVMMAHSNYGAALKTNGVEVTLIYSGDHKVDGNPYEKLPKDVRADFQTRIDATRQMFAEKVSAYTGLSVQTVLDTEAAVFSGQESVDNGLADELVNNTDALSVMREALDRRKKITFGGIMPSPSSSAVTTKPAATTAPTEQVTTVDTTTIAVAASVDVSAQVSAAVAAENNRIMGILNCEEAKGRESQARALAETPGMTVECAQRILAAAPQNALARTDTALDRLMESAPDALSAGGASTDAVNDLLNTPV is encoded by the coding sequence ATGGCACACGAGCTGCGTAATCTCCCGCATATAGCCAGCATGGCTTTTAATGAGCCGCTAATGCTCGAACCCGCCTACGCGCGGGTTTTCTTTTGCGCGCTGGCAGGTCAGCTGGGGATCACCCGGCTGACTGATTCTGTTTCTGGTGTCACGCTTGGTGCAGAACAGATTGATGAACCGCTGGCACTGTTCGACGATGATGAGGACATGGATCCCCGGCCATCACGCAGCTATCTGGTGACAAACGGTATCGCGGTTTTGCCGGTTTCCGGCACGCTGGTCAGTAAAACCCGGTCCCTGCAGCCTTACTCCGGCATGACAGGTTACAACGGAATTATTGCTCGCCTGCAGCAGGCAATGAGTGACCCCGGCGTAGACGGTATTCTGCTGGATATGGATACGCCGGGGGGAATGGTATCCGGGGCGTTTGACTGCGCCGACATTATTGCCCGTATGCGCGATATCAAACCCATCTGGGCGCTGGCAAATGACATGAACTGCAGTGCTGGGCAGCTTATTGCCAGCTCTGCATCGCGACAGCTGGTCACACAAACGGCCAGAACCGGCTCCATCGGGGTCATGATGGCACACAGTAACTATGGTGCAGCTCTCAAAACTAACGGCGTTGAGGTCACGCTGATTTACAGCGGCGATCACAAGGTCGACGGCAACCCTTACGAAAAGCTCCCTAAAGATGTGCGTGCTGATTTCCAGACGCGTATCGATGCCACGCGTCAGATGTTTGCCGAAAAGGTTTCCGCTTATACCGGCTTGTCCGTACAGACTGTGCTGGACACTGAAGCGGCAGTATTTTCCGGTCAGGAGTCAGTGGATAACGGACTGGCAGATGAACTTGTTAACAATACCGATGCGCTCAGCGTGATGCGCGAAGCACTCGACAGACGCAAAAAAATAACCTTTGGAGGAATTATGCCATCACCTTCTTCATCCGCAGTTACCACTAAGCCTGCGGCTACTACTGCACCGACTGAACAGGTCACAACTGTTGACACGACAACCATTGCCGTTGCGGCCTCTGTAGATGTCAGTGCTCAGGTCTCTGCAGCAGTAGCCGCAGAGAATAACCGCATCATGGGGATCCTGAACTGCGAAGAGGCAAAAGGGCGAGAATCACAGGCACGTGCACTGGCGGAAACGCCGGGTATGACGGTTGAGTGCGCACAGCGCATTCTTGCCGCCGCACCTCAAAATGCCCTGGCTCGTACCGACACGGCGCTGGATCGCCTGATGGAATCAGCACCAGACGCACTCTCAGCAGGCGGCGCATCCACAGATGCTGTTAACGATTTATTAAACACCCCCGTTTAA
- a CDS encoding major capsid protein, with product MSVYTTAELIAVNEKKFKFDPLFLRIFFRESYPFTTEKVYLSQIPGMVNMALYVSPIVSGKVIRSRGGSTSEFTPGYVKPKHEVNPLMTLRRLPDEDPQNLADPVYRRRRIILQNMKDEELAIAQVEEKQAVAAVLGGKYTMTGEAFEPVEVDMGRSAGNNIIQAGAAAWTARDKETYDPTDDIEAYALNASGVVNIIVLDPKGWALFRSFKAVKEKLDTRRGSNSELETALKDLGMAVSYKGMYGDVAIVVYSGQYIENDIKKNYLPDLTMVLGNTQARGLRTYGCILDADAQREGINAAPRYPKNWVQTGDPAREFTMIQSAPLMLLADPDAFVSVKLA from the coding sequence ATGTCCGTTTACACTACTGCCGAGCTGATCGCGGTCAATGAGAAGAAATTTAAATTTGACCCGCTCTTCCTGCGTATCTTCTTCCGCGAAAGTTATCCCTTCACTACAGAGAAGGTCTATCTGTCGCAAATTCCTGGCATGGTCAACATGGCGCTGTATGTCTCGCCGATTGTCTCTGGCAAAGTGATCCGCTCCCGTGGCGGCAGCACATCTGAATTCACCCCCGGTTATGTGAAGCCTAAACATGAAGTTAACCCACTGATGACCCTTCGTCGTCTGCCGGACGAGGACCCACAGAATCTCGCTGATCCGGTCTATCGCCGCCGTCGAATTATCCTCCAGAATATGAAGGATGAAGAGCTGGCGATTGCACAGGTTGAAGAGAAACAGGCTGTTGCGGCGGTACTTGGCGGGAAATACACCATGACCGGGGAAGCGTTTGAGCCGGTTGAAGTTGATATGGGGCGCAGCGCCGGTAACAACATCATCCAGGCTGGTGCGGCCGCATGGACCGCCCGCGACAAAGAAACGTATGACCCGACCGATGACATTGAAGCGTATGCGCTGAATGCCAGCGGTGTGGTCAATATTATCGTGCTCGATCCGAAAGGCTGGGCGTTGTTCCGTTCCTTCAAGGCGGTAAAGGAGAAACTGGATACGCGTCGTGGCTCTAATTCAGAGCTTGAAACCGCCCTGAAAGACCTTGGCATGGCCGTTTCCTACAAGGGTATGTATGGCGATGTGGCCATTGTGGTGTATTCCGGTCAGTACATCGAAAACGACATCAAAAAGAACTATCTGCCTGACCTGACGATGGTGCTGGGGAACACCCAGGCGCGTGGGCTGCGTACCTATGGTTGCATCCTTGATGCAGATGCCCAGCGCGAAGGTATTAATGCTGCGCCGCGCTACCCAAAAAACTGGGTGCAAACGGGTGATCCGGCACGCGAGTTCACCATGATTCAGTCAGCCCCTCTGATGCTCCTGGCTGATCCTGACGCGTTCGTGTCCGTCAAGCTGGCTTAA
- a CDS encoding phage portal protein: MKSPALVGPDGRTSLREYAGYHGGGGGFGGQLRAWNPPSESADAALLPNFSRGNARADDLVRNNGYAANAVQLHQDHIVGSFFRLSHRPSWRFLGIGEEEARAFSREVEAAWKEFAEDDCCCIDAERKRTFTMMIREGVAMHAFNGELCVQPTWDSSSTRLFRTQFKMVSPKRVSNPNNAGDSRNCRAGVRINDSGAALGYYVSEDGYPGWMAQKWTYIPRELPGGRPSFIHVFEPLEDGQTRGANVFYSVMEQMKMLDTLQNTQLQSAIVKAMYAATIESELDTQTAMDFILGSGSKEQESKMNGWLGEMASYYTAAPVRLGGSKVPHLMPGDSLNLQSAQDTDNGYSTFEQSLLRYIAAGLGVSYEQLSRNYSQMSYSTARASANESWAFFMGRRKFVAARQSCQMFLCWLEEAIVRRVVALPSKARFSFQEARSAWGNCDWIGSGRMAIDGLKEVQEAVMLIEAGLSTYEKECAKRGEDYQEIFAQQVRETMERRAAGLTPPAWAAAAFESGLKKSNEEEENGTRAA, from the coding sequence ATGAAATCACCAGCTTTAGTGGGGCCGGATGGCAGAACCTCTCTGCGGGAATACGCAGGGTATCACGGCGGTGGCGGAGGTTTTGGCGGCCAGTTACGCGCCTGGAATCCGCCGAGTGAAAGTGCGGATGCCGCGCTTTTGCCTAATTTTTCGCGTGGTAATGCCCGCGCTGATGATTTGGTCAGAAATAACGGTTATGCAGCGAATGCGGTTCAGCTTCACCAGGACCACATTGTGGGATCCTTTTTCCGGTTGAGCCATCGCCCCAGTTGGCGATTTCTGGGGATTGGTGAGGAGGAAGCCAGGGCATTCTCACGGGAAGTAGAAGCGGCCTGGAAAGAGTTTGCTGAAGACGACTGTTGCTGTATCGATGCCGAGCGTAAGCGCACGTTCACCATGATGATCCGTGAAGGTGTGGCCATGCACGCGTTTAACGGGGAATTATGTGTCCAGCCGACATGGGACAGCAGCTCCACGCGACTTTTCCGCACGCAATTCAAAATGGTCAGTCCGAAGCGCGTCAGTAACCCGAATAATGCGGGAGATTCCCGTAATTGTCGTGCCGGCGTCAGGATAAATGACAGTGGCGCAGCTCTGGGTTACTACGTCAGTGAGGATGGTTATCCGGGCTGGATGGCGCAGAAATGGACCTATATCCCACGGGAGCTACCCGGTGGACGTCCTTCATTTATTCATGTGTTCGAACCACTGGAAGATGGGCAGACCCGTGGTGCTAACGTTTTTTACAGTGTAATGGAGCAGATGAAAATGCTCGATACCCTGCAAAATACGCAACTGCAGAGCGCAATAGTGAAGGCAATGTATGCGGCGACCATCGAAAGTGAACTGGACACTCAGACAGCGATGGACTTTATTCTCGGCTCCGGCAGTAAGGAACAGGAAAGCAAAATGAATGGGTGGCTGGGGGAAATGGCGTCGTATTACACGGCAGCTCCGGTTCGCCTTGGCGGTTCAAAGGTTCCTCACCTGATGCCGGGTGACTCCCTTAACCTGCAGTCGGCACAGGATACTGATAACGGCTACTCGACGTTTGAGCAGTCACTGCTGCGGTACATTGCCGCCGGGCTGGGTGTCTCGTATGAGCAGCTTTCGCGGAATTACTCACAAATGAGTTATTCCACGGCGCGCGCCAGCGCCAATGAATCCTGGGCGTTCTTCATGGGGCGGCGCAAGTTTGTGGCTGCCCGACAGTCCTGCCAGATGTTTCTTTGCTGGCTGGAGGAAGCCATTGTCCGCAGGGTGGTGGCACTTCCCTCTAAAGCCCGCTTCAGTTTTCAGGAGGCGAGAAGTGCATGGGGAAATTGTGACTGGATCGGATCGGGGCGTATGGCGATTGACGGGCTGAAGGAAGTGCAGGAAGCCGTCATGCTGATCGAGGCCGGGCTGAGCACCTACGAGAAAGAATGTGCCAAACGTGGCGAAGACTACCAGGAGATTTTTGCCCAGCAGGTGCGCGAAACGATGGAGCGTCGGGCCGCAGGACTTACGCCGCCAGCATGGGCGGCGGCGGCATTCGAATCAGGACTCAAAAAATCAAATGAGGAGGAGGAAAATGGCACACGAGCTGCGTAA
- a CDS encoding head decoration protein, protein MAINEVFTHNQPLGNSDPAHTAYGPGELTASTPAMTPLMLDATSGKLTVWDGAHAGEAMGILAVTADQNSTELTFYKSGSFRIEDVLWPSGVTGENIKRNAFSGTAISIV, encoded by the coding sequence ATGGCAATTAATGAAGTTTTCACACATAACCAGCCGCTCGGCAACAGCGATCCGGCTCATACCGCGTATGGGCCGGGCGAACTGACGGCATCTACGCCAGCAATGACGCCACTCATGCTGGATGCCACCTCAGGTAAGCTGACCGTCTGGGATGGTGCTCATGCTGGCGAAGCAATGGGCATTCTTGCTGTAACCGCAGACCAGAACAGCACAGAGCTGACATTTTATAAATCTGGCTCTTTCCGTATTGAAGATGTGCTCTGGCCATCTGGCGTCACTGGCGAAAATATCAAGCGTAACGCATTTTCCGGTACGGCCATCAGCATCGTTTAA